Part of the Musa acuminata AAA Group cultivar baxijiao chromosome BXJ2-7, Cavendish_Baxijiao_AAA, whole genome shotgun sequence genome is shown below.
aaatgagaaagacgtgactctgataccaactgttaggaacgagtcgacattaagagggaggggtgaattagtgtagcggataaaacacGTCAGTTTTAAAAAACTTTgtatgataaaaactgatttcggaaatgtgagtttaacttgaaagcatacggaagagtgtaatgagaaggtaaagcaagtaagataGTTTGCAAGGAAGATAAactgcaaaatagaaatgcaaactattttatagtggttcggtcgtcgtgacctacatccactccaccgattcttctTTCGTtgtggccaccgacatccactaacgattttATTTCAATcagatgaagatcaactacccattTACACCTCATTTTCACatgtttaagagacaacctttatacccctcttatacaaggtttccctcacacacctcccttagaactctctctaagctttaggagaagggaacttaactttctaataaggtttacaattttagcatcacagagttttgctcaattttcttgctatcccatgtaggaatagctggggtatttataaacctcaaatggcttcaaaacttagagctaaAATTAAAATCCTGGATATTtcgaggtacgggcggtaccaccgcctgcactgggtggtaccactacctacactaggtggtaccactacctagaaaattatgtctgggtggtaccatcgcctagactggcagtaccatcgaCCAAACTAGCAGTACCGTCGCCTaaactggtagtaccatcgcttggaagtctctcgaagattgtgtttgggcggtaccatcacttaacatagtctcgaagactgtgccacgatgattCTATTGTTagatcattgtttgggccttccacttggcccaacacaacacaaacttgggcctagttggctcctaattgagttgacctaattatattttaaatcaactcaattagactttaaAGTAACTAACATAATCGATTACatgcgaatcctatgttgtccggcatgccattggttcttccggcacttcgtccgatcattcggcgcatcatcctccttcagcgtattgctcaatcagcatgttatcttctcaTAAATTCTGATCTCCTTCAGGATGATGCCACCATGAATTgagcacaaatatatatatatatatatatatatatatatatatatatatatatatatatatatatatatatatatatatatatatatttgtgtgtgtataAGTATAAGCTAGATGAGAATCTTATTGTTATTGCCACCATGAATTGAGCACTTGAATTGGGCTTCTTAATAAGGCCATCATCCTACTCTAATTAGTTCATATTATAGATCATTTGATCTATAAATTCATCTATGTAATCTAAGAAAAACAAATTTTACCGATTTATCTTACCACGCGTAAACTGCTTGGCTGGGATGGAGTATAAATAGTATGGTTGGATCGATCGAACCATGTCGCTTCTCTCAAAACCCTCCGGCCGACCGGTTCATCCAACACCGAACTGGGTCACGTAAATCCTCGATTCCAGCTgatgaaatcaaacatgattcaATGCAATTTAATGCATGACCACATGATTTTATTAAGATCCATGTATTCTATATCCTATTAATTCTCAACGGACAGAATCAAGCCTAAACGGACCCGGTCTATTGAGAGCCCCAACCGGCTTCCGTGAGCAATTAAATCGATCTGCTTTCTTCCCTGGCGAATCTTTCCTCGACGTGCATGATATGGTATCGAAATAGATATGGCGGTGGCGCCACGATATCACATGAGATCGACATTACTGCGAAAACTTTTCCCCTGGCGGGGAGCGAGTGACTATGGTGAGTGAGTCAGTCAACGCGCGGACTCGTTCCCCCCCTCGCCCCTGTTCAAGAATCCGGTAAAGATCGTTTCTCGTCAGTTGGGTGCGGTGCAGCGCGCCTTGGGATTTCTTGAGGGGAGCGGGGATCCGGTTAGGATCTCCTTCTCCTTATTCTCTGCTCTTCGTCGCTTCTCCTCCCTTCTCGGCACCGGGTATATAAGCGGTGGCGGCCTCTGGGTTCTTGTTCCGCAATGTCGTCGCCGAGAGGAGGAGACAAGGAAGGCGGCCGGGATGGCGAGCGCCAGATCCACGTCTTGGCTGTTGACGACAGCTCCGTCGACCGAGCCGTGATCGCGAAGCTCCTCCGGAGCTCCAAGTACAGAGGTAGGCGCTCTCTTCCCATGGAAAGCTCGATGTCTGATTCCCTCCTTGTGCTGATGGAAGACGCGCACCGGCTTGTTGTTTTGTGACAGTGACGGCCGTGGACAGCGCCAAGAAAGCACTGGAGCTCTTGGGAACGGTGAGTTGGGATGATGATTCAAGAAACTGTGCATGTGTATGTTCTTCTATCTCTTTGATGTTAGGATGATGCTCCTTTCTGATGCAGGAACCAAATGTCAACATGATTATTACGGATTACTCGATGCCGGAGATGACAGGGTACGAGCTCCTCAAAAGAGTCAAGGTGGGAAACAAACCCATTCCGTCGAACACAAGATAGGCATCAGACTGACAACCTCATGTTTTACTGAAGCTTGACTACTTCGTTGCAGGAATCGCCAACGCTTAGGGAAATCCCGGTGGTGATCATGTCCTCGGAGAACGACCCCGACAAAATCAACAGGTAGCTCATCAGGTTTCGTCTTCTGCCGTCTACAGGCCGAGGTGTTCGATGTTGCTGATGCATTTGTCCATTGGTTCAGATGTTTGGAGGAAGGAGCGGAGGATTTCTTGCTGAAGCCCGTGCGGCCGTCTGATGTGTCCCGCTTGTGCGGTCGGATGCGCTCGTAGGATATACATAGGAAGAAACCTTCTTCGCATGCACACATATACGTGTATTGCAAATTCATTCTTTTTGGGACAACAACAGAATAAAAAGTAAATGCTCCCTTCTTGAATTGACCCATTCACTTTCCGCCACTAAATTTGATCGGAAAATTGATGCACAGATTTAATTTCCTTTCTGCCAGTTGAGATAGCAATTTACGCACCAATTTATCTTCTTCCATCGACACCCGTACACACAATCCCCGTTAAAACTGAATATTACACggttcatgttgatttccatttttGCCCTTCGTCGCACAACTATTTGCATATCAGCGGACCCATGCGGAAGCCACCCAACGCCGTGTTCCTCAAATCCAACGCCGAGTGAAACAACTCATTGACGGCGTTCGATAAGGCGTCTAACCCTTCCGTTAACTCGTTTGTAGCGTTATCCGTCTCCCTGGCGGTTTCCTGTAGGCGCTCAGCCTTCTCCCCATCGCCGTTTGGCTCGATCGCGTCTATGATCTCCGCCAGCTTCTTGACGGCAGCCTTCACCGCCTCCATCTCGGCGACGGATACGTCGCCGGGGAGTTTGTGCGCGACCGCCGCGGCCACCTTGTGGTATTCGTCAGCCCACGTGAAGTCGGCAGGGACGCGGTCCACGGCGCCGGCGATCAGGCCGGAAGCGGCCTCGACGGCGTAAGTCGCCCTGCGGACGTAGGAGAGCTTGCCGCGGGGGGGAACGACCGGGGCGAGGGGCCGGACGAGGTCGCCGGTGAAGGGCTTGATATCGCGGCGGGGGGAGCCCCACCACTCGGCCACGGAGTCCCGCGCCCGCCGCAGCTTCTCGGGGTTCCGGCCGCCGTTGGAGGAGGCAAGGAGGTGGAGTGCGAAGCGGAGGTGGAGGCGACGACGTAGGAGGCGATCGATCTCGGCGGAGGCGGCGTTGCACGCGTCGAGGAGGGCGACGCCTGAGTCGAGGTAGGCGGCGAGGGCGTCGCGGTCGGATGATGAGAGGGCGCCAGTGAGGAGGACGGCGGCATCGGAGAAGGTGACCGCGAGGAGACGGACGGCTTGGGCGAGCCAGGAAAGGGCGAC
Proteins encoded:
- the LOC135617499 gene encoding two-component response regulator ORR5-like, which gives rise to MSSPRGGDKEGGRDGERQIHVLAVDDSSVDRAVIAKLLRSSKYRVTAVDSAKKALELLGTEPNVNMIITDYSMPEMTGYELLKRVKESPTLREIPVVIMSSENDPDKINRCLEEGAEDFLLKPVRPSDVSRLCGRMRS
- the LOC103973218 gene encoding protein BPS1, chloroplastic-like translates to MFLVQMISTHGFSFLPSSPPKTQPASLAHPFEAAFVARLASLPLPESSGSVALSWLAQAVRLLAVTFSDAAVLLTGALSSSDRDALAAYLDSGVALLDACNAASAEIDRLLRRRLHLRFALHLLASSNGGRNPEKLRRARDSVAEWWGSPRRDIKPFTGDLVRPLAPVVPPRGKLSYVRRATYAVEAASGLIAGAVDRVPADFTWADEYHKVAAAVAHKLPGDVSVAEMEAVKAAVKKLAEIIDAIEPNGDGEKAERLQETARETDNATNELTEGLDALSNAVNELFHSALDLRNTALGGFRMGPLICK